The proteins below come from a single Oncorhynchus keta strain PuntledgeMale-10-30-2019 chromosome 32, Oket_V2, whole genome shotgun sequence genomic window:
- the LOC118373986 gene encoding zinc finger protein ZFP2-like, with the protein MSSLNYSAPVKEEGKCWTEKEGLWLNIVVKEEEEEEDVTVTQVEGEAVTVEEEEKDVSVKEEEDAVFGVKKDGEITVTLKDEEVEIGDLIHTRERRDYRGSSGEPQQPHDADKVEKSLSRSEHLKKHQQRPTGRRIHCCSDCGKRFTSPSGIKIHQRTHTGEKSYSCGQCGKSFRQSGSLTVHQRIHTGEKPYSCDQCGKSFTTSGSLTLHQRTHTGEKPYSCGQCGKSFVKSSKLTQHQRTHTGEKPYSCDQCEKSFTTSGYLTLHQRIHTGEKPYICDQCGKSFVRSDQLTLHQRTHTGEKPYSCGQCGKSFVTSSSLTLHQRTHTGEKSYNCDQCGKSFVTSSSLTLHQRTHTGEKSYSCDQCGKSFTTSGYLTLHQRIHTGEKPYICDQCGKSFVTSSCLTLHQRTHTGEKPYSCGQCGKSFSNSGDLTVHQRTHTGEKPYSCGQCGKSCSNSGDLTVHQRIHTGEKPYSCGQCGKSFVSSSKLTQHQRTHTGEKPYSCDQCGKSFGQSGTLTLHKRTHTGEKPYSCGQCGKSFVSSSKLTQHQRTHT; encoded by the exons ATGAGCTCCCTAAACTACTCCGCTCCTGTTAAAGAAGAGGGGAaatgctggacggagaaagaggGTCTTTGGCTGAACATTgtcgtgaaagaggaggaggaagaggaggatgtgaCAGTAACACAAGTGGAGGGTGAGGCTGTTACAgtggaagaagaagagaaagacgtttcagtgaaagaagaggaagatgcTGTTTTTGGAGTGAAGAAGGATGGGGAGATTACTGTCACATTGAAAGATGAAGAGGTGGAGATAGGAGATCTGATTCACACCA gagagagacgggactatcgtggatcctctggggagcctcaacaacctcatgatgcagacaaggtagagaagagtctctccagatcagaacacctcAAGAAACACCAGCAGAGACCCACAGGGAGGAGAATTCACTGCtgttctgactgtgggaagagattcacCTCCCCATCAGGCATTAaaattcatcagagaacacacacaggagagaaatcatatagctgtggtcaatgtgggaagagttttagaCAATCTGGAAGTCTGACAgtgcaccagagaatacacacaggagagaaaccttatagttgtgatcaatgtgggaagagttttacgacatctggctctctgactctccatcagagaacacacacaggagagaaaccttatagctgtggtcaatgtgggaagagttttgttaaATCTAGCAAGCTGActcaacaccagagaacacacacaggagagaaaccttatagctgtgatcaatgtgagaAGAGTTTTACTACGTCTGGCTATCTGACTCTAcatcagagaatacacacaggagagaaaccgtatatatgtgatcaatgtgggaagagttttgttcgATCTGACCAGCTGAcattacaccagagaacacacacaggagagaaaccttatagttgtggtcaatgtgggaagagttttgttacATCTAGCTCTCTGAcattacaccagagaacacacacaggagagaagtcTTATaactgtgatcaatgtgggaagagttttgttacATCTAGCTCTCTGAcattacaccagagaacacacacaggagagaaatcttatagctgtgatcaatgtgggaagagttttaccaCATCTGGCTATCTGACTCTAcatcagagaatacacacaggagagaaaccatatatctgtgatcaatgtgggaagagttttgttacATCTAGCTGTCTGAcattacaccagagaacacacacaggagagaaaccttatagttgtggtcaatgtgggaagagttttagtaATTCTGGTGATCTGACAgtgcaccagagaacacacacaggagagaaaccttatagctgtggtcaatgtgggaagagttgtAGTAATTCTGGTGATCTGACAgtgcaccagagaatacacacaggagagaaaccttatagctgtggtcaatgtgggaagagttttgtttcATCTAGCAAGCTGActcaacaccagagaacacacacaggagagaaaccttatagctgtgatcaatgtgggaagagttttggacAATCTGGCACTCTGACTTTacacaagagaacacacacaggagagaaaccttatagctgtggtcaatgtgggaagagttttgtttcATCTAGCAAGCTGActcaacaccagagaacacacacatga